The genomic segment CTCTTGTATTCACAGTCAAGCCTTGTTaagaggctctgataccaattgttatAATATCAAAGATCTTGCACCATTTAACTGTGAAATACACTTTATTCAGTAGTGTTTCTTTGGCTTAAATAGTCATTACAACTTGGAatcagggaaaaaaaaccacatCTTCTTAGTCGAAGATTGTGGTAACAGAACaacagaaaaattacaaaacaatgaCTTAGTCATAGTCAGCACTAACAAACTATACTGACTTGCACTAACAAACTAACTTGCTGGCCCCTGCAAGACAGGAGATTTATTCTAACAAAAACAACTAGTTTCCAACAATCACTACATGCAAATAAGTGACGGGAAAAACCAATGAACTAGGAATTGCAAAGCCAACTAaaccaaaaatgaaaataacccTCACCTGGCAACATCCCAACGAAACCAAAATTTGGGCAAGAGAGAAGAGGAAACAGAGAGCTAAACCAACTCATCCCATAACAAACCACATGTCTAATCCCATGAAACCAAAGCCTGATCACCTAGCAAGCATAACCTTCCCAACCACACCACAAATGGGTTGTGCATTTAAATGTACAATGATGGCCCACCCACTAACCAAATAAGGATGAGACCCATTAGATCCTCCTAATTTGCAAATTTTCTCAAACAAGCTGGCTAATCCCAACCCAACCCCACCAAAAAGCACCCCACCACACAACCAAATCTACTCGCAGACATAGGCTTTGGACACCCAGGCACCCTAGAGACTACACCAAACATAACTGATTAAGGCCTGTCGCCAAGCAACAACGTCGAGAAGCAagccacaacaacaacaattaatgCTATGAACGACAAGAATGAAGGAAGACCAACGAAAAGCACTGCTTGAATCTACAGTAGATTCACTCACATGTCAGTGTTTTCCAAATGCcgcttagtttttttatttaatttaatttaattttaatacaataCTACTTGCCAATATAACCAAATTACTTCTTTCACCCTGTGATTGAGTAGCAAATCTTCCACCTATTTTGTGTTATTTACCGCATCAATTGCTTTTTTGGTATTGTTGTtctagttcttttttatttttgggtttttttttaatttttatatttcaagaatTAACACAAATTTTATTGTCCAAAGCTTCAAGGTTCTTATAAATGggtacaaaaatattttaaaaatatcaattatcaattgaaaattaaaactaCTACATATTGTACatctttactttgttttttattacaaaactcCTTGTTTATGTAATCTTATCTTTCGAACTTGGTGTTTGGTATTATAGCTTTAATGtgtctttatttaaaaatatattaaaataatattttttatttttaaaattttattttaatgttaacaaatcatataaagattttttaaaaaatttaaataaaaaattatgttaaaaaaaaaacactgacgTAAACAAACAGagttaaataattaatgatatcatTTATAGCATAATGTCTGCTTGTCCTGTCATGGgttggaagaaaaaataaaaaattctggTATGAGAGGAGAGAAACTACTAGAtgtcttttcaaaattttaataacaactttttaaaacaaaaaaaaaatggtagaagAAGAAACGAATGAGAGACATTGAactgtttttttgaaaattaaatcaaataaaaaaaattattccaatgGATGATTATTACCAGAACTGACATACATCCTAGTATGTAAAAATTGTAAAAGTAtccatgttttttctctttttttttttttttttattgttttcaatattaGTAATATCACTGTAAAAATCTTAGAGTTAGCTTGACgattaaaatacatgtttccATTTTTTATTGGCTGGACGaaaatattcttgtaatttATTATGACATCTAAAACAATCTTAAGAATGAGCTTTATTGTTAAAGGGTGTGATTCATTCTTAAATATAGGATAAGAATTTAAGTTATAAATTTGacatggaaaataattttttttataaatttaaaaatatagctcattttttattggatgaaattttttatttaatttcaatatattaaaactagcTTGGACATgtcataataatattaaatgaaaaaattgagatatatataaaattgaaatacattGTTTTTCAAGTAAATCAAACTATGTCTTAATCTACTttaattctttgcaaaaatAACAATAAGCAATTTGAGCAAAAGTAAAGAAAGATCcttctttaagaaaaaaccatctctagattttttgaattaaagagTAAGGGGGTAGTTGAGAGTGTAGTtacggttatttttcaaagtatttttttttaaatacattaaaataatatatatttttatttttttaaattatttttaacgtcaacgcattaaaataatctaaaaatatcaaaaaatattaatttaaagtaaaaaaataaaataaaatttaaatattttcaaaaaaacttttaaaaataaaaataaacagagccTAAGTATAGGAGAAAATTTTTGGTGAGGccactaatttaatttttttattaaatatttgttttcattttttacttttttgaattcaaatatGAGTACATTATACTAATATGGCGGGATGCGctaaaaattgattaagaataaacttaattaaaaataataagatttatgGATTATACTTATCAATAAAAGTgggaaaagaaattatttattacCTGGTAAgttcatatcaaaacaaaaatagaaaaaaaaaagccaaaaaaaaggaaagagaaaaagagaaacaaaagataTACGTGTCCACCACTTGGCAAATAAAGACAGCAAGTACACGAATTTACCATACAGTCGAGAGTAGGAAAACCACTATCAATATAACAAACAAAACAACTCGGTTTCAAGGCCAGTTAGCTATTGTCTGTCCCTTTGGTAGAAAACTAAAAACCGTTTCTTCTCTCTCACACATACACTTTGCTCTCCCACGAAGAAAAATCGATTCCTTCTCCCCCCTCTTCTGTCTCTATTTCtatctctataatattatataatataaatattttgatttcttggaACGTGAATCTGTTATTTTCAACAGGTATGCAATTCTGGGTTCTCTTTGATTTTACGTTTTCTTTCATGGGTTCTTTTTCATTTCTCgtaatattttgtttagttGTATATCAtttacatttttgttttgttttgtgttttcacttgtttatatatttattttgtgatGGTGGATTGGTACATCTATATTTAGTGTTTTTGTTGCCTTGTTTATTagctttatctttattttcttgtgattttgtgattctatatttagtttttttttcaacatttaattttaattggatATGGCATTTGTGTTTCTTAATGTCTTGTCATTTGTTTTGCATGTTATTTAATCAAGAGGGTTCTGATTCAATTTTTGGTGTTATTAATGAATGGAGGATCATTTTGGTCCTTCTTTTGTTGTTTGCTCCTATGTACTGAGCCTTATTTGAAGCGAGTATTTCTGGGTTTTCCTTTTCCAGGGATAGAGAAGTGGGGTCTTTGCGATTCAGGCAAGTTAAGATCATCTCCGAGGATTATTTGGTAGTGGGTTCTTGTTGCTATTTGTATATATTAGGATTAGAATTTGAGTCTTTGTTTCTGTTGTTGCTTTTTGGACTCTGGTTCCAAATACTCTTgaggcccttttttttttaccattttttgaCGAATCTGTTGGAGAATAGATAGTGTTTGTTGCGTTGGCAATTCTTAGAGATGTCGAGTTACATGGGTGTTCATGTCTCCGATCAATGGCTGCAAAGTCAGTTTATGCAGGTTGAGCTTCGCAGCCTTAAGTCAAAAGTAAGTTGTCTTCTTTGCTTATATGTTTGAACTATGTGTTTCTGtttaattttactttcataTTAGGATGCTATGCATGCTTTTCATGATTCTAgcttaatttttcaattcctttGTGCGCTCTAGTTTATAGCAATAAAGAATCAGAATGGCAAAGTTACTGTTGGAGATTTGCCGCCTGTGATGATCAAATTAGAAACTTTTAATTCAATGTTTAATGTGGAGGAGATAACTGGGATATTGGACGAGTTGCATGCTGACTTAAGCAATGAGATTGAATTTGAGGACTTCCTCAAGGTCAGTTCTTTGTGTGTCTAATTTTGGGTTTTATTGGTCCTATCCTCATTCTCTTCCTTTCTTCATCAAGTAAAATTCATATTAGAGTTGTTCAAGCTAGTACTATTGGAGTTTGAATTCCCATATTCTGCCTAAAAGTTGGAATAAATTAGGAGGCAACATGTTCATTCTACTACATGGAATTGGCAGGCATACTTGAATTTACAAGGTCGAGCTCCTGCAAAATCAGGGGCTTCTAAGCAGAGTTCATCTTTCCTCAAGGCCACAACTACGACTCTTCTTCACACAATTAGTGAATCTGAGAAAGCATCTTATGTTGCTCACATAAATAGCTATCTCGGGGATGACCCATTTCTGAAGCAGTTTCTTCCAATAGATCCAGCTACAAATGATTTATTCAATCTGGCAAAAGATGGAGTGCTATTATGGTATTTAAACCTGGTTTGCTTGAGTTGCTCTGCTCTGTATGTCCATGAAAGCCAGTATTTGGTGGTGGTGTTGATTTTATCTTGTGGCTTGTGATGCAGTAAGCTCATCAATGTTGCAGTGCCAGGGACAATAGATGAACGTGCCATCAACACGAAACGATTTCTTAATCCATGGGAAAGAAATGAGAACCATACCCTTTGCCTCAATTCTGCAAAAGCTATTGGATGCACGGTGGTCAACATTGGCACACAGGACTTGGTGGAAGGAAGAGTAAGTTTTAGCTAGTTTTGATTATCACATGGTATTTTATGTGTTGTGGTCTGAAGgagtttattttgtttgttcatTTTGCAGCCTCATCTGTTGCTTGGGTTGATTTCTCAGATTATAAAGGTGAGCCTTAGAATTTTTGGTATATTAATTTTGCAGAGAATATGTACTTTATGGATGTGAAAGACCAAGAAGAGGGCTTGTTTACTACAATAACCATAATACATTGAGCATTCTGttgtaattgaaaatttagaatCTCTTGATAGTGATGTGATTTGGGTATATGACTGCATGTGGAATGGTACAAAAGGATCCATATAGTCAATCACAACTAGTTTGGGATTGAGGCTTGGTTGTTGTTGTCTCTGtatttttcattatcttttcTAATAATCTTCTCATCTGATGCTGAGTGCTGTAACATCAGATCCAACTGTTGGCAGACCTTAGCCTTAAGAAGACACCTCAGCTTGTGGAATTGGTGGATGACAACAATgtaatgaaatgttgatttaatttatttcaaaattttggtcaaaatctttttttgtaaatttataagCTTTGAAGATCATGGATAATTGCTTCAGTATGATAAATTGTATCTTTCAGGATGTTGAGGAGCTTATGGGATTGGCCCCTGAAAAGGTCTTATTGAAATGGATGAATTTCCATCTGAAAAAAGCAGGCTACGAGAAAcctgttttgaatttttcttctgATTTGAAGGTATAGTCATTTCAGTTGTTTATGTAGTTTCATTTGACCAAGCAAGTTGCAAGGAGCTGTGTATTTATTCATTGATTAAGCTGACATGCGCATTTCTCATCATTTGTTCTTGGGGTTTGAGTTTATAGCTCAATTAGATTATGCTCAAAATCTTAATGACAAGTTTGCAATTAATGAACATATGggaaactaaaaaatcataggttttgttttgtttttatctagaAAAGGTATGGATggttaaaaaatgatttgattcaGTATCTTCTTATTCAGAACATGTTAAATCTTTTATTGTGTGCTATTGCAGATGTACTTAGCTCCTAACTATTATTCTTCCCTACCCATGCTCTTTATATCCAGGATTGATTTAATTTACCTTTTTCATTGTCTGATTATACGTTATATACTTGTAATAATGTTTTCTGTCATGTGTAGGATGGAAAGGCTTATGCATACCTGCTTAATGTTCTTGCACCAGAGTACTGCAGTCCATCTACGTTGGATACCAAGGATCCTAAAGAAAGGGCTAAGCTGGTTCTTGATCATGCAGAGCGGATGGATTGCAAACGATATTTAAAACCAGAAGACATTGTTGAAGGATCTCCAAATCTGAATCTTGCATTTGTGGCACAAATATTTCATCAAAGGTGGGAAACAAATATCATggtaacatttattttattgtgatgCAAATTTTGTAAAGGGTAGTTTGAAAAAACATCCCAAGGTTTGGATTTACACAAACTAGTTAACTGGCCTAAAAGCTGACCTCTCCCCTGCAGCAACTGAACTTGTGCAAGGGGGTTTCAGTCAAGTTTTAGTTAACCATTGATAATCAGAGGAGGCTCTTGTCAAACTTGGATACTTTTCAGAGCACCTGTAACTTTGCAATACCTCAAGGGTTCTGTAATTTACCCTTTTGAGAACGCACCTCTCTTCCATTTTATTTGGTAGTTAAACATTGTAAGATTCCCTTGAAAATTAAGATGGGTTGTGTGTGAGTTATGCTGCATAGGTCATATGATATTGATACGAAATGGGTTCTGCCTTCCAGAAGTAAAGTTCAATAGCTCctttcttcactttttttaGTATGTTCACCATATAGAAGtatcaataaattcaatatgaAATAATTTGGCATGGAGTTGTAATGATTGGATTAAACAAAAACGCTTTAAATAGAATGGCTCTATGGCCAATTACAGCGAACATGTGTTTGGAAGGaagtttttgtttcaaaaaggATTATGGAAATGCGAGCATTATCCAGTGCTGAACAGggaattataaaatacaaactcTTGGTTTGGCGTAACTTTCGTACTGTTTACACATTGTTTAAAACAATCAGCTAGTCTGTTTCTGTTATAAGATATTTAATGGAAGTGTTTTAGTGACAACTGATTATGAATTTCTTGTATTAGTCTTATGTTATCAACTTGGATTTGCCTTGCGTTCCTTCTCCAGATTTTGATAATCAGCTCCTCTGCTGATATCTCTTTTCTTTAGTGAATCACTTCCTTTAGCACATGGTTTTACTGGCAATTTAGATTCTTTAACATCAGAACTCTGGCTTTTTCTAGCAGTCTTTAATCTTGTAATTGAGAGGAACATTTTCAGGAATGGCCTGACTACAGACAGCAAAAAGATTTCCTTTGCTGAGATGATGACTGATGATGTACAAACTTCTAGAGAAGAAAGATGTTTTCGACTATGGATTAACAGTCTTGGAATTGTTACATATGTTAACAATGTATTTGAGGATGTTAGAAATGGGTGAGTTCATTTTTTCTGAGCAACCACTATAATGCAGCAAGTTCTTGGTCCAATTACTAGTTGAATATAGTATTAATAGAGCTCAGGAAAATTGCCAACTGGTGGGAGTTGAAAtcttacatttttctttttggttcaaTACCATTATTGTTTAATGCTGGCATCAAAGCTGTCAATTCAAGAActtgattttgaaataattgTGTTTGCAGATGGATACTATTGGAAGTGCTTGACAAGGTTTCTCCAGGGTCAGTTAACTGGAAGCATGCATCTAAGCCTCCAATCAAGATGCCATTCAGAAAGGTAGAGAATTGCAATCAAGTGGTACGGATTGGTAGACATCTGAAATTTTCCCTTGTCAATGTAGCTGGAAATGATATTGTACAGGGAAATAAGAAGCTCTTACTTGGTAATTTCCATGATCTAGTTCTTGTTGAATCATTGGGTGTTACAATATCTATAAATTTTCCCTTGTGTGATgtgcttctttttgtttttcgatctttctggattttcttttacttttagaAAATGACATGCTGGAAGCAATGCTTGATGAGGTGATATACTTTGAACTGTATGAACATTGGTGATTTTCAAAATCATCTtcaaataattgaaaatgatGGTAAGGGATTTGTAAATTAGTCGATTGTGTTGCAAGAtcttgcttctttctttttatcacttttaaaaatcatattgaaGGAGGCACTTATATTCTACAATATGCTCTGCCACATTCAGATTATAATGCACACGAGTCTTTGAAGACATCCTTCCACCATAACTTGGTCTTAAATGTTTCTagtttgctgttttttttagaaatgcaaaattgaaattaaaagcaACATTGACCTGGATATTGTAGTTGCATAGTTCATGTCCTTTTATACTGCCTAGGATTCAGAACTTTCTTTTTTCAGTCTACTTCTGGCAGATAATGCATCTCAATTGGGcctgctttatttttatttttctctccctTTGGTGGATAATGCATGTGAAATAGACCTGATAGTAAGTCACTTTTGATCTT from the Populus nigra chromosome 9, ddPopNigr1.1, whole genome shotgun sequence genome contains:
- the LOC133703833 gene encoding fimbrin-1-like isoform X1, giving the protein MSSYMGVHVSDQWLQSQFMQVELRSLKSKFIAIKNQNGKVTVGDLPPVMIKLETFNSMFNVEEITGILDELHADLSNEIEFEDFLKAYLNLQGRAPAKSGASKQSSSFLKATTTTLLHTISESEKASYVAHINSYLGDDPFLKQFLPIDPATNDLFNLAKDGVLLCKLINVAVPGTIDERAINTKRFLNPWERNENHTLCLNSAKAIGCTVVNIGTQDLVEGRPHLLLGLISQIIKIQLLADLSLKKTPQLVELVDDNNDVEELMGLAPEKVLLKWMNFHLKKAGYEKPVLNFSSDLKDGKAYAYLLNVLAPEYCSPSTLDTKDPKERAKLVLDHAERMDCKRYLKPEDIVEGSPNLNLAFVAQIFHQRNGLTTDSKKISFAEMMTDDVQTSREERCFRLWINSLGIVTYVNNVFEDVRNGWILLEVLDKVSPGSVNWKHASKPPIKMPFRKVENCNQVVRIGRHLKFSLVNVAGNDIVQGNKKLLLAFLWQLMRYSMLQLLKNLRSHSQGKEITDADILKWANNKIKQTGRTSKIENFKDKSLSSGIFFLELLCAVEPRVVNWNLVTKGESDEEKRLNATYIISVTRKLGCSIFLLPEDIMEVNQKMILTLAASIMYWSLQKAVDDVASSPSPSNGICTATPDASPAQSVSGEDEISSLGGEVSYLNIDDDDSDTAVSSQLENEKSPTVE
- the LOC133703833 gene encoding fimbrin-5-like isoform X2: MSSYMGVHVSDQWLQSQFMQVELRSLKSKFIAIKNQNGKVTVGDLPPVMIKLETFNSMFNVEEITGILDELHADLSNEIEFEDFLKAYLNLQGRAPAKSGASKQSSSFLKATTTTLLHTISESEKASYVAHINSYLGDDPFLKQFLPIDPATNDLFNLAKDGVLLCKLINVAVPGTIDERAINTKRFLNPWERNENHTLCLNSAKAIGCTVVNIGTQDLVEGRPHLLLGLISQIIKIQLLADLSLKKTPQLVELVDDNNDVEELMGLAPEKVLLKWMNFHLKKAGYEKPVLNFSSDLKDGKAYAYLLNVLAPEYCSPSTLDTKDPKERAKLVLDHAERMDCKRYLKPEDIVEGSPNLNLAFVAQIFHQRNGLTTDSKKISFAEMMTDDVQTSREERCFRLWINSLGIVTYVNNVFEDVRNGWILLEVLDKVSPGSVNWKHASKPPIKMPFRKVENCNQVVRIGRHLKFSLVNVAGNDIVQGNKKLLLAFLWQLMRYSMLQLLKNLRSHSQGKEITDADILKWANNKIKQTGRTSKIENFKDKSLSSGIFFLELLCAVEPRVVNWNLVTKGESDEEKRLNATYIISVTRKLGCSIFLLPEDIMETSCTHGCS